A single region of the Plantactinospora soyae genome encodes:
- a CDS encoding MerR family transcriptional regulator, with amino-acid sequence MRIGALARKTGVSERLLRYYEEQGLLRPVRLANGYREYAESDIVAVSHIRSLLAAGLSSTVIAQVLHCVHDVGGRLTPSPCPGMVDHLERERARIAEAIARLGAAQHSLDNLLAAMPGRSAGA; translated from the coding sequence GTGCGGATCGGTGCCCTGGCCCGGAAGACCGGGGTGAGCGAACGACTCCTGCGCTACTACGAGGAGCAGGGGCTCCTCCGGCCGGTCCGGCTCGCCAACGGCTACCGCGAGTACGCCGAGTCCGACATCGTCGCGGTCTCCCACATCCGTTCCCTGCTCGCCGCCGGGCTGTCCAGCACGGTCATCGCGCAGGTGCTGCACTGCGTACACGACGTTGGTGGCCGGCTGACCCCGTCGCCGTGTCCGGGCATGGTCGACCACCTGGAACGGGAACGGGCCCGCATCGCCGAGGCGATCGCACGACTGGGTGCGGCGCAACACTCGCTCGACAACCTGCTGGCCGCCATGCCGGGCCGATCTGCCGGCGCCTGA
- a CDS encoding DUF397 domain-containing protein: MDLTGARWRKSSRSNSTGGDCVEVADNLPGIVGVRDSKNPTGPALTFDPSAWQAFVARVARRA, from the coding sequence ATGGACCTGACCGGCGCGCGGTGGCGCAAGAGCAGCCGCAGCAACAGCACCGGCGGCGACTGTGTCGAGGTCGCCGACAACCTGCCCGGCATCGTCGGAGTCCGCGACAGCAAAAACCCGACCGGCCCCGCCCTGACCTTCGACCCCTCCGCCTGGCAGGCATTCGTGGCCAGGGTCGCCCGGCGGGCATAA
- a CDS encoding helix-turn-helix domain-containing protein codes for MERPAMLEHFAEELRLARTKRDMSQAELAEASNYSAAMIAKVEACERRPSLDLARRCDTIFGTDGLFERIQRKIGRETVVGYFREWAAVEQEAKALRGFQPTYVPGLLQTEAYARAVLASSGLLTPEETEQQVVTRLNRQEILTRASPPLLTFVMDESALRRAIGGPAVMREQLLHLVKVGTALPRVRIHVVPASAGAYAGLDGPFVIATPPVGEQVVYFEGHIHGQMVDRPDQVQHMLDVWDSVRGEALPHQQSMELIAEVAETWT; via the coding sequence GTGGAGCGACCGGCCATGCTCGAACACTTCGCCGAGGAGTTACGGCTAGCCCGTACGAAGCGCGACATGTCCCAGGCCGAATTGGCCGAGGCGTCGAACTATTCGGCCGCAATGATCGCAAAGGTCGAGGCGTGTGAACGGCGGCCCAGTCTGGACCTCGCCCGCCGCTGCGACACCATCTTCGGCACCGACGGCCTGTTCGAGCGGATCCAGCGCAAGATCGGCCGGGAGACCGTAGTCGGCTACTTCCGGGAGTGGGCCGCCGTCGAGCAGGAGGCCAAGGCGCTGCGCGGCTTCCAACCAACGTATGTGCCGGGTCTGTTGCAGACCGAGGCGTACGCCCGCGCCGTGCTCGCCAGCAGTGGGTTGCTCACCCCGGAGGAGACCGAGCAGCAGGTCGTCACCCGGCTGAACCGGCAGGAGATCCTGACCCGTGCCAGTCCTCCGCTGCTCACCTTCGTGATGGACGAGAGCGCGTTGCGCCGCGCGATCGGCGGGCCGGCGGTGATGCGCGAGCAGCTTCTGCACCTGGTCAAGGTCGGCACCGCCCTGCCCCGGGTGCGGATCCACGTCGTGCCGGCCTCGGCCGGCGCCTACGCCGGCCTGGACGGTCCCTTCGTGATCGCCACTCCCCCGGTGGGTGAGCAGGTCGTCTACTTCGAGGGGCACATCCACGGGCAGATGGTCGACCGTCCGGATCAGGTGCAACATATGCTCGATGTCTGGGATTCGGTGCGGGGCGAGGCACTGCCCCACCAGCAGTCGATGGAACTGATAGCGGAGGTGGCGGAGACATGGACCTGA